In Cotesia glomerata isolate CgM1 linkage group LG8, MPM_Cglom_v2.3, whole genome shotgun sequence, the sequence ttttataatttttctttttaaatttagatttttaatttatgattaataattaatttagtatataaaataaaaaattgaaataataaattaaaaaataaatttattgttaattttaaatttttaattttttaacttaaaatttaaatttagaattttaactccaaattgttataatttttgctcttaaaaattaatttagaagatatcgaataatttttataattttattgcaaataaattatcgcaaaaaaaaaattgacgaagAAATgttagaataataaaaatgtaattttttaataaaaatatttttgacaaataaaattaaaaaattgttaattttattattaaaatttaactctgtacataattaaaatttcaaattttaattatatattttacaataattttaaaaatttataaaaaataaattatagcaaaaatacaattttttaacatttattttggcgcaaatttttttgtcaaacaatttaaaaaaattcaagtgttaactttaatttcattaatgtcaaaatttttattaaaaaaaattaacactgaaaatttttcaattaaaaaaaaaaatcaatattaatactccaaaagtgaaaattttataaattttcacatggaattttttcctaaattttaattataaaaaattataaaatgtcagctgatttaagtatcaaaatttcttttaagtATTGATAAAAATCACCAATtaacacacaaaaaaaaagaaataaaacataaataaataaataaaaataacctccaaaaataaaaaaccaaaaaaatttcctaccTGTCAGGAATTTTTcccatttgaaaataaaattttatttaataaaatatttatttcactaattaattaatttacaaaattcacgtgcaataaaataaaacttaaaataataaaatactgtCACCCGCGTGGAAGAATTTACGagtcaaaaaatattactcCCTCACCGTACacaatattgttattattatttaaaatctactGACGCGCCACCTAGtagcaaaaataataactataaaattCCAAAATGGCGGCATCTGACAGCCAGCTGTTGAagttaattttagttttatagaatataaataataataataataataattattattattattattattattaagtgtcCCATTCCCAATCGTGGGCGATtctcttataaataatttttttatacattcttgtaattttaatagtaattattgttattatttttattacattctTAAACttagttgataaaatttttgacagataatttttaaacaataaaattttttaaacaataataattaataataataaaaaaatttttatacttaaactattgttaaaaaaaaaataaattataattatttatgataattaatgtgaaaaaaaaaaaaagtgataacggtaataaataataaaaattttaagtgtcaATATggtaaggaaaaaaattattattaaattgaataaaataaaattgtgttgcaataatatataattgttttgtgttatatatatattatattgtaagtaaaatgttaaaaaatgtaaaatgaaatgaaagttagatttttttttgtaatgtatattgtgtgtctgtgtgtagAAGTGAGAGGATATATTTGTGCTGATGAATTATTGCCTGTTGTTTCAGGTAGCGATTAACGTCGTTTGTTGTTCAATGGATAAATTAGAGGTTTTCGAAGCGGAGATTTCCGGGTGCTGATTTGGAGGTGGAAATTTTTTGGTTGATAGTTTTTTGAGATGGTCAAGATAATTTGGGAGGGAGTTTTTTGAGAAACGTCTTCCTGTTTATTTTTGGAGAGATAGCATGAGctggaagtttttttttattgtctttgGGATTCAggtaagtttattattatatttaatttttagtttttaataataataataataacaacaacaacaataacgatgacaaaaataaagaagaaataaaaaatttattataataataataataataataataataataataataataataataacaataacgaTGACAAAaatgaagaagaaataaaaaatttatcattataataacaataataacaataataataataataataataataataataataataataataataataataataataataataataataacgatgacaaaaataaagaagaaataaaaaatttataataataataataacaaaaacaaaaaagaaatcaaaaatttaccattataacaataataataataataataataataataacaacaataacgatgacaaaaataaagaagaaatcaaaaatttatcattataataataataataataataataatatttattatgttaGCCATCGCTATCTATAAAGCTATTATTGAGCCccatattaattattgtattagtATCATGTTCAATTACTCagaaaaaatgatgaataaaatttatttatttataccagGATACAAAACattttcttgtaattaatgattttatatataaaaacaatttttttaacatcaaatATCAATCTTATTgggtatttttaaaaaaatttttttactctgtataattataaagatattTGTCTTTCTAGATTATTAGATAGATTTCTAGAtcatttgtattaaatttagacgttaaaatatttatgtctATTTGACAATAaccaatattttaattttgtttatatcgttttgtttttatattgggtagaagtaccgtttttgGCAACCTTAGCACTATTTTTTGCCAGctaacatttaaattaaattataaaaaatttatattaaaacagtTTGTAATGGTTTATTAACATAACTTCATTTTTATCGTTGATTTGAACAATATATAGCCataaacggtacttctaccctataaaaacaattttttttaacatcagaTATCAATCTTATTGGGTATTTTTAAgcaaatttataaactatgtataattataaagatattTGTCTTTCTGGATGATTAGAACATAtcatttgtattaaatttagacaaaaaaatattaatgtctATTGAACAATAaccaatattttaattttgtttttatgtaTAAGagtttttgagtttttaaatgattagataatttattatagtatttaaTGGCGacaaaataagaatttttgcatctatttttttactctatGTATTTGAAAtgagaaaatgtttattatttggTCTCTTATTATCAGAATGTACATGAATTTATAACctaataagaaaaaaaggaaataattagaaaaatatttcaaaattataacatGACATCAGGCACAATGTTTAAGAGCCTATATAACAGCCGAAAATTTTACAGCATCACCACCGAGTtcttaatagtaataataacaataaaaataataattattctaccTCATTACCATAAAAAATCACAACTTCCCGCTTCACTGatccaaaaaatttctctaactATGACCTAAAAACCTGCCCTCCTTAAATCACTCCCACTATCCCCACCGTCTCATAGTCCATCAACGGGACAGTACCTACTAGCTTCCCTAGGTCAAGAGCTTTCAATAGAATACCCACATGACCCCCTACTTCTGGAGGTTTTGTCCAGGAACTCAAAACCTAACAAAACTCTTGCCCCAGGTATGGCGCTCGGACTCAGCAGACCTGGCGATCGAGATTCCGGGGAACTTGACCCAGCAAGGAACCTGGTACCGCCTGGACTACAGTCCGCCTGTGGGGGAGCCACCACCGAACACAAAAATTCCCGCGGTGGACATCGGGGACGTGATAAAGTTCCAGAAAGGGTTAGCTGGTACCAAATACGAGTTCTGGCTGTACTACAACAACGGTTCTTGGAACGACTGGCTGACCTGGACGGCGTCGATAACGACAGCGCCTGACCCTCCGTCGAACCTGACAGTTCTGGTGAGGAACGGCAAGACGGCAGTGGTCTACTGGTCGCCTCCCGCCGAGGGAAACTACTCTGGGTTTAGAATGCGTGTCCAGAGCTTCAATGACCTGGCGAATCCTCCATCGACGACCAGGACCAGCGTGATCTCCTCTGACGCCATTCCGTACACTCTGCGTGACCTGACTCCTGGCGCCACCTACTCTCTTCAGCTGTTCACAGTCCTGGAGGCGAAGGAAAGCGTCGCTTATACCAGCAAGAACTTCACCACCAAGCCTAACACTCCAGGGAAGTTCATCGTCTGGTTCAGGAACGAGACCACCCTCCTGGTCCTCTGGCAGCCTCCTTACCCTGCTGGGATCTACACCCACTACAAGGTCAGCATTGAACCTCCAGATGCTGTCGAGTCTGTGTTCTACGTAGAAAAAGAAGGAGAACCTCCAGGTCCTGCTCAAGCTGCCTTCAAGGACCTGGTTCCTGGTCGGGCTTACAATATTTCGGTTCAAACCGTGTCTGAGGACGAAACTTCGGCTCCTACTACGGCTCAGTATAGAACGGTTCCATTGAGGCCGCTGAATGTCACTTTTGACAGGTCTTCGGTTACCTCCAGTAGCTTCAGGGTCTTTTGGAGTCCTCCAAACGGCAGCTCGGAGTTTGATAAATATCAGGTTTCACTTGGGAACAATCGGAGGGTTCCTACTGTTACGAGGAACAGGTATGAAGAGGACAGCACTTCTTGGGAGTTCCATGATCTAGAGGCTGGCAAAACTTATCAGGTGAGACATTATAATATCTTGTTCCAAGAAGGAGATCTTGgttggaattttatttaaactgaTCCAATATTGATTTACTAGAAGcttttgtaagaaaatatcaaGATCTTGATACTTAAAATCTGGTTCTAAGAACAGGAATCAGAtctttgagtaaattttattgcaaatttttttttttaacatttttaagatCTTGTTCCTTAGAAACATTTTTAAGATCTTGTTTCTTGGGGACATTCTTAAGATCTCGTTCTTTTAGAACATTTTTAAGATCGTTCCTTCAGAACGTATCTAAGATCTTGTTCTCAGAACCATTTTCAAGATCTTGTTCTTACTGAACTCATCAAAGGACTTGTTCATTGAGaacatttttaagattttgtTCTTTAAGAACATTCTTAAGATCGATCCTTCAAAACTTATCTAAGATCTTGTTCTAAGAACCATTTTTTAGATCTTGTTCTTATAAAACTTATTCAAGATCTTGTTCCTTGGGTAGATTTTTGAGATCTTGTTtctttaaaacatttttaagatCGTTCCTTCAGAATTTATCTAAGATCTTATTCTAAGAACCACTTTTGAAATCTTATTCCTTGAGAACATTCTTAAGCTCTTGTTCCTTCAGAACGTATCTAAGATCTTGTTCTAAGAACCATTTTTAAGATCTTGTTCTAAGAACCATTTTTAAGATCTTGTTCTTATAAAACTTATCTAAGATCTTGTTCtttggaaatatttttaagattttgtTTCTTGAGAACATTTTTAAGATAGTTCCTTCAGAACTTATCCAAGATCttgtttctttattatttttttaagatcgTTCCTTCAGAACTTATCTAAGATCTTGTTCCTATAGAACTAATTTAAGATCTTGTTCTTATAGAACTAATCTAAAATCTTATTCCTTGGGAACATTTTTAAGATCGTTCCTTCAGAACTTACCAAATATCTTGTTCCAAGAACCACATTTACCTTAAAATTTCTCCTTCAGGTCGTCGTAAAAACCGTCTCCGGCAAAGTGACCTCCTGGCCAGCAAGCGGGGACATAACCTTAAAGCCCCTTCCAGTCCGAGACTTGCGAGCGAGTATCGACGAGCGAATGCTTGAAGTCTCTTGGCGCCCCGACAACGCAAGCATCCAGGACAGTTACCGTCTCGAATACCACGAAGTAGACACGGCAAGTTCCGGCGACAGCAACACCCTAACGATCGAGAAGACCCGAGTAGTCCTGGAGGCGCTTCTGCCCGGCCGTAACTACACCATAATCGTCGCAGCGATCTCCAACAAGGTCGAGAGCAACGAGACGGTGATCTACCAGGTAACAAGACCCTCCAGCCCAATCATCGAGGACCTCAAGTCCATCGAACGCGGGCTGAACATCTCCTGGAAGTCCGACGTGAACTCCCGCCAGGAGAAGTTCGAGATTACTCACACGAGAAACGACACCGGGGAAAGTGCAACGACTCTAACAACTGAGTCTCATATTATACTGGAGGACCTTTACCCAGGAGCCGGGTACGAGGTCAAGGTCTTCGCGATCAGCCACGGGTTGAAGAGCGAACCTCATGACTATTTCCAAGCCGTGCTTCCGCACCCGCCTCAACATCTCAGGATTGACCGAGTTGACCTGGGGAACAAGTCTGTTCTAGTTCGCTGGAGTCCTCCCATTAACTCCCTCTTTTCTGAATACTCCGTTAAGTTTCGAACTGATGACTCCACCTGGACAAGATTGCCCAGTGTTCGCAGAACCGAAGCTGAAATCTTGGAACTGACTCCTGGGGAACGATACGTTATCCAGGTTAACACCGTCAGCTTTGGAGTGGAAAGTCTGTACCCCCTCCAGGTGAACCACACAGTCGCCCCGAACCCGGTGACAAACATTACCCCGATTGTTGACTCGACCAACGTCACCTTGGAGTTCCCCAGGCCTCAAGGTAGGATCGAGTTCTTCACCTTTACTTGGTCCGCGACCAGCGATCCTGGAGATGATCTTGGAGTCAGAAGCAAGAACATCTCTGGCCTGGAGGAGGATCCTGATAAGTTTGTCATTGGGAACCTGATTCCTGGAGTTGAGTATGTCTTTTCTGTTGCGACGACTTCTCATGATCTAGTGAGTGAGCTTACGAATGTCACTGCGAGGACTATGCCGTTGATACAGTCAGAGGTGGTCATTGTTGTTGATCAGGATGTTACTGATGCGTTGGCTATGAGGTACACCAGGACTCCAATACAGATTTCGAGGTTAGTATTAGGAGTTTATTTTTAGGTATGATGTAGTTGATTTGGgttaaatgtatatttatgtGATCATTATGCTAGATTTGGAACAGTTTTTTTGATGGAAAAGTGTTCCAGGAACAagatcttgaaaattttccagaAGAACTAGAtcttgttataatttaaaaggAACAAGATTTGGGAACAGTTTTTAAGGAACAAGATTTTAGATGAGTTTCAGTGGAAcaagattttaaaattgatttaaaagaataagatcTTAAAAAAGTTCCAAAGGAACAAGATTTGATTAGAGTTTTAAAGGAATGAGATTTTAGATGAGTTCTAATGGaacaagatttaaaaatagcTTTAAAACAACAAGATCTAAAGAAGTTTTAAAGGAACAAGATCTGATTAAAGTTTTAATGGAACAAGAtctgaaaaacatttttaaggaACAAGATCTTGAAAAACTTCTGAAGGAAcaagatttaataaaagtttttaaagaacaaGATTTTAAAATAGCTTTCAAAGAACaagattttaaaatagttCTGAAGGaacaagattttaaaaaagttagaaAGGAACATGCTTTAATAAAAGGTTTAAAGGAACAAGATCATAAAATAGCTGTGAAGGaacaagatttaaaaaaagtttcaaaggAACAAAATCTAatcaaagttttaaaataacaagatCTTAGATGAGTTTAAATGGAACAAGATTTTAAAATAGCTTCAGAAGAAcaagattataaaaaagttctgAAGGAACAAGATCTACTTAAAGTTTTAATGTAACAagatctgaaaaatttttgaaggaaCAAGATCTGATAAGAGTTTTCAAAGAACAAGATTTTAGATGATTAAATCGAACAAGATTTTAAAATAGCTTTGAAAGAACTAGATCTTAAAATAGTTTCTGAAAGaacaagattttaaaaaagttagaaAGGAACATGatctgataaatattaaaggaacaagattataaaataactatGAAGGaacaagatttttaaaaagttccgAAGAAACAAGatctaataaaagttttaaaagaaCAAGATCTTAGATGAGTTTGAGGAGAACAAGATTATAAAGTAGCTTTAAAAGaacaagattttaaaaaagttctgGAGGAACAAGATCtgaaaaacattaaaaaaaaaaaccttgaaaaagttttaaaggaacaagattttaataaatgttttaaagGAACAAGATTTAAATGAatctttttataaaacaagatTTAAATGAatctttttataaaacaagatttaactaaaattttctccggAATAATACAAAGATATATTGGTTcctaaattacaataatgatcatatacatttatatttccCATGTATCACAACAATTAATTCTAACCCCTATATTTTCCAGGTTCGACTTGTACCGTTTCCGAATCAGTGACGACCTGAACACAACCACGGAGAAGCAAGTCGACGACCCGGACACCAAAGTAACCTTCTCAAACCTAATCCCCGGTCGATTGTACAACGTGACTTTCTGGACAGTGAGCCAAGGAGTATCAAGCCGTCCTTTGTTCCGTCAGGACCGGCTGTACCCACTACCGATCTCAGCTCTGCAGGAAGTTGAAGTGAACGCCACCTGGATCAGCTTATCCTGGGACATTCCAGCAGGGGAGTTCGACGCCTTTGAAATGCAGTTTATAAACGGGGACAAGTTGGTGCAGAACATAACCTCGACGAACCACATTGTGATCCAGGACTTGCGACCCTGGCGGAACTACACCTTCACCCTGGTGGTTTGTTCCGGGTACTATTCTAACCTCCACCTGAGAAGAAGCCACCCAGTTTCTGCCAGCTTCACCACCAGCGAGTCCTTCCCAGGAAGAGTCGAGAAGTTCGACCCGACTGATATTCAGCCAAGCGACATCAGCTTCCAGTGGTTCCTTTCTCCAACGGAGTTCAACGGTGTCATCACTAAGTTCACGATCACCTATCAGCTGGACGGTAGCAAGCACACGGGAGCTAAAGATTTTAAAGCCAACGAGAACCAGGGCATGATCAAGGGACTGATCCCTGGAAAAACCTACGCCTTCAGCATCCAGGCCAAGACTAAAGTTGGATACGGACCTGAGAACGTCTGGCGGCAGAAGATGCCCATTCTAGCACCTCCGAAACCTCCCACCCAGGTTGTTCCTACTGAAGTTTGCAGAACCAGTTCCACGATCCAGATTAGGTTCAGGAAGAATTACTTCAGTGAGCAGCATGGATCTGTGATTGCCTACACGATTATTGTTGCTGAGGACGACAGTAAGAACGCTTCTGGGTTAGAAATGCCAAGCTGGAAAGATGTTCAGGCTTATAGCATTTGGCCGCCTTATcaggtaaattttttgttgattgtTCCAtaagaaatttcatttaaatcttgttccattaaaaaatctattgaaATTCCAGGTTATGGAACCATACTACCCATTCAAAAACAGTTCCGTAGAAGATTTCACGATAGGAACCGAGAACTGCGATGGTAAGCTGATAGGCT encodes:
- the LOC123270442 gene encoding tyrosine-protein phosphatase 10D isoform X5 yields the protein MSWKFFFIVFGIQVWRSDSADLAIEIPGNLTQQGTWYRLDYSPPVGEPPPNTKIPAVDIGDVIKFQKGLAGTKYEFWLYYNNGSWNDWLTWTASITTAPDPPSNLTVLVRNGKTAVVYWSPPAEGNYSGFRMRVQSFNDLANPPSTTRTSVISSDAIPYTLRDLTPGATYSLQLFTVLEAKESVAYTSKNFTTKPNTPGKFIVWFRNETTLLVLWQPPYPAGIYTHYKVSIEPPDAVESVFYVEKEGEPPGPAQAAFKDLVPGRAYNISVQTVSEDETSAPTTAQYRTVPLRPLNVTFDRSSVTSSSFRVFWSPPNGSSEFDKYQVSLGNNRRVPTVTRNRYEEDSTSWEFHDLEAGKTYQVVVKTVSGKVTSWPASGDITLKPLPVRDLRASIDERMLEVSWRPDNASIQDSYRLEYHEVDTASSGDSNTLTIEKTRVVLEALLPGRNYTIIVAAISNKVESNETVIYQVTRPSSPIIEDLKSIERGLNISWKSDVNSRQEKFEITHTRNDTGESATTLTTESHIILEDLYPGAGYEVKVFAISHGLKSEPHDYFQAVLPHPPQHLRIDRVDLGNKSVLVRWSPPINSLFSEYSVKFRTDDSTWTRLPSVRRTEAEILELTPGERYVIQVNTVSFGVESLYPLQVNHTVAPNPVTNITPIVDSTNVTLEFPRPQGRIEFFTFTWSATSDPGDDLGVRSKNISGLEEDPDKFVIGNLIPGVEYVFSVATTSHDLVSELTNVTARTMPLIQSEVVIVVDQDVTDALAMRYTRTPIQISRFDLYRFRISDDLNTTTEKQVDDPDTKVTFSNLIPGRLYNVTFWTVSQGVSSRPLFRQDRLYPLPISALQEVEVNATWISLSWDIPAGEFDAFEMQFINGDKLVQNITSTNHIVIQDLRPWRNYTFTLVVCSGYYSNLHLRRSHPVSASFTTSESFPGRVEKFDPTDIQPSDISFQWFLSPTEFNGVITKFTITYQLDGSKHTGAKDFKANENQGMIKGLIPGKTYAFSIQAKTKVGYGPENVWRQKMPILAPPKPPTQVVPTEVCRTSSTIQIRFRKNYFSEQHGSVIAYTIIVAEDDSKNASGLEMPSWKDVQAYSIWPPYQVMEPYYPFKNSSVEDFTIGTENCDGKLIGYCNGPLKSGSTYRVKVRAFTAPDKFTDTSYSFAIQTDKDNTAIIVGVTVPIILLLTLLGIGLFVRRHRNQLRKIAEPRAGGPSDNLSLPDSVIETSRPVRIENFAEHYRIMSADSDFRFSEEFEELKHVGRDQPCTAADLPCNRPKNRFTNILPYDHSRFKLQPVDDEEGSDYINANYVPGHNSPREFIVTQGPLHSTRDDFWRMVWESNSRAIVMLTRCIEKGREKCDHYWPMDTGPVYYGDISVTILNETRYPDWSITEFMLCRGEVKRVIQHFHFTTWPDFGVPSPPQTLARFVRAFRERVRPDQRPIVVHCSAGVGRSGTFITLDRILQQIQVSDYVDIFGIVWIMRKERVWMVQTEQQYICIHQCLLAVLEGQDTTGPPREIHDNAGFEDDEGIAESGM
- the LOC123270442 gene encoding tyrosine-protein phosphatase 10D isoform X1, whose product is MSWKFFFIVFGIQVWRSDSADLAIEIPGNLTQQGTWYRLDYSPPVGEPPPNTKIPAVDIGDVIKFQKGLAGTKYEFWLYYNNGSWNDWLTWTASITTAPDPPSNLTVLVRNGKTAVVYWSPPAEGNYSGFRMRVQSFNDLANPPSTTRTSVISSDAIPYTLRDLTPGATYSLQLFTVLEAKESVAYTSKNFTTKPNTPGKFIVWFRNETTLLVLWQPPYPAGIYTHYKVSIEPPDAVESVFYVEKEGEPPGPAQAAFKDLVPGRAYNISVQTVSEDETSAPTTAQYRTVPLRPLNVTFDRSSVTSSSFRVFWSPPNGSSEFDKYQVSLGNNRRVPTVTRNRYEEDSTSWEFHDLEAGKTYQVVVKTVSGKVTSWPASGDITLKPLPVRDLRASIDERMLEVSWRPDNASIQDSYRLEYHEVDTASSGDSNTLTIEKTRVVLEALLPGRNYTIIVAAISNKVESNETVIYQVTRPSSPIIEDLKSIERGLNISWKSDVNSRQEKFEITHTRNDTGESATTLTTESHIILEDLYPGAGYEVKVFAISHGLKSEPHDYFQAVLPHPPQHLRIDRVDLGNKSVLVRWSPPINSLFSEYSVKFRTDDSTWTRLPSVRRTEAEILELTPGERYVIQVNTVSFGVESLYPLQVNHTVAPNPVTNITPIVDSTNVTLEFPRPQGRIEFFTFTWSATSDPGDDLGVRSKNISGLEEDPDKFVIGNLIPGVEYVFSVATTSHDLVSELTNVTARTMPLIQSEVVIVVDQDVTDALAMRYTRTPIQISRFDLYRFRISDDLNTTTEKQVDDPDTKVTFSNLIPGRLYNVTFWTVSQGVSSRPLFRQDRLYPLPISALQEVEVNATWISLSWDIPAGEFDAFEMQFINGDKLVQNITSTNHIVIQDLRPWRNYTFTLVVCSGYYSNLHLRRSHPVSASFTTSESFPGRVEKFDPTDIQPSDISFQWFLSPTEFNGVITKFTITYQLDGSKHTGAKDFKANENQGMIKGLIPGKTYAFSIQAKTKVGYGPENVWRQKMPILAPPKPPTQVVPTEVCRTSSTIQIRFRKNYFSEQHGSVIAYTIIVAEDDSKNASGLEMPSWKDVQAYSIWPPYQVMEPYYPFKNSSVEDFTIGTENCDGKLIGYCNGPLKSGSTYRVKVRAFTAPDKFTDTSYSFAIQTEGLLLMAADKDNTAIIVGVTVPIILLLTLLGIGLFVRRHRNQLRKIAEPRAGGPSDNLSLPDSVIETSRPVRIENFAEHYRIMSADSDFRFSEEFEELKHVGRDQPCTAADLPCNRPKNRFTNILPYDHSRFKLQPVDDEEGSDYINANYVPGHNSPREFIVTQGPLHSTRDDFWRMVWESNSRAIVMLTRCIEKGREKCDHYWPMDTGPVYYGDISVTILNETRYPDWSITEFMLCRGEVKRVIQHFHFTTWPDFGVPSPPQTLARFVRAFRERVRPDQRPIVVHCSAGVGRSGTFITLDRILQQIQVSDYVDIFGIVWIMRKERVWMVQTEQQYICIHQCLLAVLEGQDTTGPPREIHDNAGFEEKNRSSLDNSVNQDEKER
- the LOC123270442 gene encoding tyrosine-protein phosphatase 10D isoform X4, yielding MSWKFFFIVFGIQVWRSDSADLAIEIPGNLTQQGTWYRLDYSPPVGEPPPNTKIPAVDIGDVIKFQKGLAGTKYEFWLYYNNGSWNDWLTWTASITTAPDPPSNLTVLVRNGKTAVVYWSPPAEGNYSGFRMRVQSFNDLANPPSTTRTSVISSDAIPYTLRDLTPGATYSLQLFTVLEAKESVAYTSKNFTTKPNTPGKFIVWFRNETTLLVLWQPPYPAGIYTHYKVSIEPPDAVESVFYVEKEGEPPGPAQAAFKDLVPGRAYNISVQTVSEDETSAPTTAQYRTVPLRPLNVTFDRSSVTSSSFRVFWSPPNGSSEFDKYQVSLGNNRRVPTVTRNRYEEDSTSWEFHDLEAGKTYQVVVKTVSGKVTSWPASGDITLKPLPVRDLRASIDERMLEVSWRPDNASIQDSYRLEYHEVDTASSGDSNTLTIEKTRVVLEALLPGRNYTIIVAAISNKVESNETVIYQVTRPSSPIIEDLKSIERGLNISWKSDVNSRQEKFEITHTRNDTGESATTLTTESHIILEDLYPGAGYEVKVFAISHGLKSEPHDYFQAVLPHPPQHLRIDRVDLGNKSVLVRWSPPINSLFSEYSVKFRTDDSTWTRLPSVRRTEAEILELTPGERYVIQVNTVSFGVESLYPLQVNHTVAPNPVTNITPIVDSTNVTLEFPRPQGRIEFFTFTWSATSDPGDDLGVRSKNISGLEEDPDKFVIGNLIPGVEYVFSVATTSHDLVSELTNVTARTMPLIQSEVVIVVDQDVTDALAMRYTRTPIQISRFDLYRFRISDDLNTTTEKQVDDPDTKVTFSNLIPGRLYNVTFWTVSQGVSSRPLFRQDRLYPLPISALQEVEVNATWISLSWDIPAGEFDAFEMQFINGDKLVQNITSTNHIVIQDLRPWRNYTFTLVVCSGYYSNLHLRRSHPVSASFTTSESFPGRVEKFDPTDIQPSDISFQWFLSPTEFNGVITKFTITYQLDGSKHTGAKDFKANENQGMIKGLIPGKTYAFSIQAKTKVGYGPENVWRQKMPILAPPKPPTQVVPTEVCRTSSTIQIRFRKNYFSEQHGSVIAYTIIVAEDDSKNASGLEMPSWKDVQAYSIWPPYQVMEPYYPFKNSSVEDFTIGTENCDGKLIGYCNGPLKSGSTYRVKVRAFTAPDKFTDTSYSFAIQTEGLLLMAADKDNTAIIVGVTVPIILLLTLLGIGLFVRRHRNQLRKIAEPRAGGPSDNLSLPDSVIETSRPVRIENFAEHYRIMSADSDFRFSEEFEELKHVGRDQPCTAADLPCNRPKNRFTNILPYDHSRFKLQPVDDEEGSDYINANYVPGHNSPREFIVTQGPLHSTRDDFWRMVWESNSRAIVMLTRCIEKGREKCDHYWPMDTGPVYYGDISVTILNETRYPDWSITEFMLCRGEVKRVIQHFHFTTWPDFGVPSPPQTLARFVRAFRERVRPDQRPIVVHCSAGVGRSGTFITLDRILQQIQVSDYVDIFGIVWIMRKERVWMVQTEQQYICIHQCLLAVLEGQDTTGPPREIHDNAGFEDDEGIAESGM